Within Candidatus Zixiibacteriota bacterium, the genomic segment GTGTACCAGAGGTGTTGAGGTTGCGACGCGAGACGAGCCTGATGCCGGCTTTGAATTTCGAGTTCCTGCCGCAAGACACGATCCGGGTCTACTTCGAGATCTATAATCTGGCCAAAGACTTAACGGGGCGGACACGGTACGAGGTCGATTATGCCATGCAGTTCATCAAGGGTTCGGAGGGCGGAATCAAGGGACTGATTGGCAAGGTGTTTCCCGGCAAGAAGGAATCCATCACGAACACCTATCGCGAAGGCGGCCTGAGCGCGGATGTGGTGCGCGATGTGACGTTATCGGCCCGTGAATTGCGGCCGGGCAGGTATCGGCTGACGGTTCGGATCACGGATCTGGTGATCGGGGGGACGGCCGAGCAAAGCAGTGAACTCGTGCTGCGGGAAGAAGGGGACTGAAGATTCGCCTTGACGAGACGACAATCACGTATAACTTGTAGCGAATCGAGCGGCGCCGCGGCATGCGCGGGGCGTCGGCGGTAGCATGGGGCAGTAGCTCAGTTGGGAGAGCGGTACGTTCGCAACGTACAGGTCAGCGGTTCGATCCCGCTCTGCTCCATTTAATTCCCAATTGCTGCCGTAAGTCGTTGAACAGCAGACGACAATTAGAACCAACCATGGGAGACCAAGCACTTGAAGGTGCTTTGCGTATAACCTGCAATGAGCCTGACGATATCCCGCATAGCGAGCGCGTTGTTTTTGGCACTATTGGTGCTGACGTTTGCGACGACGCTGGAAGCCGATTTGCACGGCATTTGCGGCGACTGCTGCGAGTCGGGACCCTGCGATGAATGTCTTCTGTGTCGCTGCGGTTACACCATGCCGCCGGCAGAGGTCTGCAGCGGCGAGTCGAACGGAGTCTTCCCCGTCGATGAGATCACTTACATTGAGTTTGATCGGGGCGCCGTGCAGACCATAGTGAGCGGGATTGACCGCCCTCCACGAACCTAACCAACTCCCTGTTCCCCACAATCTCAGTTTCCGCCGGATGCGCTCAGATCACTGTGCGCGACGGCTCAATGATTGATGCGGCCAAGATGGCCGAGGAGTTGGTATGTCCAGAACCAGAATTGTCGAGTATGTATTGGTCGCCTGCGCCGGGTTGGTGCTTGGCGTGCTGGGAACGATCGCAATCTTATCCGGCGATACGCCCGCGGTAAACGAGCCGCACGAGCAGGAACATGCACACGAACACGGCGAAATCGCGCAGAGCGCGGACGACTGGTGCGCGGAGCATCGCGTACCGGAATCTCAGTGCACGAAGTGCCACGGCGAATTGATCGCGACGTTTCAGGCAAGTGGCGATTGGTGCGCGGAGCACGATTTGCCGGAATCGCACTGCCGCCGGTGTAATCCGCGTCTGACGTTTGCCCAGGAACCGGAAATGAATGCCGAGCGCGTTACAGGTCCCGATGTTTTCTTCACAGGCAACGCTGCCGACTGTGCGACGGCAGATGCAGTGATTCAATTCGCCTCCCAGGAAACGGCGGAGCGGAGCGGCATCGCGGTATTGCCGGCCGTGGCATCCGGCGCGCCGGCGCGCGAGATTGAAGTGCCCGCCGAGTTGATCTTCGACGAGACAAAGAGTTACGCGCTGACGACTTCCCTGCCCGCGACGGTCGTGCGCTGGCAGGCAGAGTTGGGGGATTACCTGGCGACGGGTGACCCAATTGCGGACCTGGATTCGCCGGAGATGGCGGCGTTGCAGGCGGACTATCTTGAGCTCTTGGCGGAAAGCCGGTTCGATGAGCGTGAGGCGGCGCGGGCGGACAGCCTGCATCAAGCGGCGCTAATCAGCGCGGCGGAACATCAACGGATCGCCAGCGAGTATGCCGTCACAATAGCGCGGCGTAACGGCCTGGAGGGGCAATTGCGGGCAGCCGGGCTGTCGGACGCGCAGATTGCACGCCTGGAGGGCGAGGGAGTGAATTCGCGGTGGACGCTGCTTTCGGCACGGTCGGGGAACCTGCTGGAACGGCGCGCGCCGCTGGGACTGTTGCAGCCCGCCGGAACCACAATGGCGCTGCTCGGTGACCCCAAAGCGCTCTGGCTCCAAGGGCATCTGCGGGAAAGCGATGCCGCGCGGGCGCGCCCGGGGCAGCGAGTCTACTTCGTGGCGGACGGTAATGCCCTGGAACGAGCGGCAGCAGAGATTTTCTGGGTCGCACCATTTGTCGACTCCGATTCGCGGACAGTGCCGGTAAGAGCGCGGTTGATCAGCGATGATACCGGTGGGCGCGCGCGCAAATTCGGGCGCATGATCCTATCCGCCGAAGAGTCATCAGCTCAGGTTGTAGTCCCGAAGGACGCGGTGCAGTGGGAAGGATGCTGCAACATCGTGTTCGTGCGCGAGGACGCCGACCGCTTCCGGCCGCGGAAAGTTGAGATTGACCGCGGCGATCGCGGCCATTATCAGGTGCGGTCCGGGTTGGCTGCGGGTGAGTTGGTCGTCGTCAAGGGCGGCTATCTGCTGAAGACGGAGCTGATGAAGAGCAGCCTCGGCGCCGGCTGTGCCGGACATTAGAGGCGACGATGTTGGAAAAGATCATCGATTTCATGATTCGCCGCCGCTATCTGATTCTGGCGGCGGCGGCAGTAGTAATTGTAATTGGGATCACGGCCCTGCTCCGGTTGCCGTTCGACGCGTTTCCCGACACGACCCCGGTGATGGTGCAGGTCAACGTGGCCGCGCCCGGTTGGGCACCAGAGGATGTCGAGCGGCAGATCACCTTTCCGATCGAGCGCGAACTGGCGGGTCTGGCGGGGTTGACCGAAGTGCGGTCGATTTCGAAGTTCGGGATCGCGCAGGTCAATTTGATTTTCGAGGACGCGATCGACGTCTACCTGGCGCGACAACAGGTGACGGAGCGGCTGGTATCGGTACAACTGCCGCAAGGAGTCGAGGCGCCGCGGCTGGGACCGGTCTCGACGGGACTGGGGGAGATCTTCCACTACCTCGTGATCGCGCACGACGCCGACCCAACGGCGGCGCGAACGGCGCAGGATTGGATCATCAAGCCGCAATTGCAGTCGCTGGCCGGTGTGGCCGAGGTGAACAGCTGGGGCGGCTTCGAGAAACAATTCCATATCGTGGTTGACCCGAACCGGCTGGCACAGTACCGGCTCGGCGTCAAGGAGATCGCCGACGCGATTCGCGACGACCTGGGGAATGTCAGCGGCGGTCAAATGACGCGTGGAGGTGAGCAGACAATCGTGCGCGGGGTCGGCGTCGTCAGCCGGCGCGACCAGATCGAGAATCTCGTGATCGATACGCGCGACGACGTGCCGATTCTGGTCCGCGACGTGGCGGAGGTGGTGATCGGTCATGAAATCCGCCGGGGTGCGGCGACCGCGAACGGTGATGGCGAGGTCGTGCTCGGGTTGGGATTCATGCTGACCGGTCAGAACTCGCACGAGATTGCGGCGAATCTGGAGCAGCGGCTGGAGGAAGTAGCCAAGACGCTGCCGGCGGGAGTCGAAGCGCGGCCGGTGTACGTGCGCACCGATCTGGTTGAGAAGGTGTTGCGGACGGTGGAGCACAACCTGCTGATGGGGGCGGCGCTGGTAATCGCCATTCTGTTCATCTTCCTCGGTAACTTGCGCGCGGGACTGATCGTGGCTTCGGCCATTCCGCTGTCAATGCTGTTTGCGTTCGAGATGATGGCGCAAGTCGGCATCGTCGGTAGCTTGATGAGCCTGGGTGCGATCGATTTCGGCCTGGCGGTCGACAACGCCGTGATCCAGGTCGAGAATACGGTGCAGCGATTGCACGGCGCAGGCGAACGTTCACGACTTCAGGTCATCAAGGACGCGATCCTGGAAGTGCGCAAGCCGACGCTATTCGGCGAATTGATCATCATCCTGGTCTATCTGCCGGTCCTGACGCTTCAGGGGATTGAGGGCAAGATGTTCCGGCCGATGGCGCTCACGGTAATCTTCGTACTGGTCGGGTCGTTGATTCTGTCATTTTCGGTGTTGCCGGCGTTGATCGCAACCTTCCTGAAGCAACCGCGCCGGGAGCAGACGCCGATCATTGTGCAGTGGGCACAGAAGCTGTATCGTCCGGTATTGCAGGCGGCACTGCGTTATCGTATCGGGGTGATGGCGCTGTCGCTGGCGGCGCTTTTGGTCGGAGTGTTCCTCTTCGGCCGGCTCGGCGGCGAGTTTCTTCCCCGCCTGAGCGAGGGCACGATTGCCATCAACATCATCCGGCTGGCCGGAATCGATATCGCCGAATCGGTTGATAACAACACACACATCGAAAAGATCATGCTGGAAAAGTTCCCGGATGAGATTGCCGAAATCTGGTCGCGGATTGGAACGGCGGAACTGTCGACCGATCCGATGGGATTGGAACTGACCGACATTTTCATGACGCTCAAACCGCGGTCGGAGTGGAAGCGCGCCGGCAATCAGCAGGAACTGGCGGCGTTGATGGATCAGGAACTGTCCGATCTGCCGGGAATGAACCGGGTATTTACGCAGCCGATCGAGATGCGGGCGAATGAGATGATCGCGGGGATTCGCGGCGATATCGGTATCAAGATTTTCGGCGACGATCTGCAGCTACTGGAGCAGAAGTCGGAGGAGATCGCGGCGCTGATCGAGACGATTCCGGGGGCCGCAGATGTCAGCGTCGAGCAGTTGATCGGTCAGCCGGAGTTCAAACTGGAGGTCGATCGCGAGCGACTGGCACGGCTGGAGTTGACGGCCGCGGAAGTGCTGAGCGTGATCGAGAGCATCGGCGGGATCAACGTCGGCGAAGTGTACGAAGGGCAGCGGCGGTTCCCGTTGATGATCCGGATGGATTCGGCATACGCGGAAGTACCGGAGGATGTCGAACGAATTCCCGTAACGGCGGGACGGGCGTTACTGACTCTGGATCAGGTGACCAAACCGCAAATTGATCGCGGCTACGCGACGATAACGCGCGAATGGGGCAAGCGGCGGGCCGTGGTGCAGTGCAATGTGCGTGGGCGAGATGTGGATTCGTTCGTCAAGGAGTTGCGCAGCCGGATCGACGGCGAGATCAAGTTTGACCCGGGGTATTTCATCCGGCTCGGCGGGCAATTTGAGAATTTGGAACGGGCGCGGACACGATTGATGATCGTGGTTCCAATCGTGCTGCTGCTGATTATGGGACTGTTGTACTGGACGTACGGGTCGGTGCGCGATGCGATTCTGATTTTCACGGGGGTGCCGCTGGCAGCGTTGGGGGGCATCATTGCGTTGGCGCTGCGCGGGATGCCGTTCTCGATTTCGGCCGGCGTCGGGTTCATTGCTCTGTCAGGCATCGCCGTTCTGAACGGGCTGGTGTTGGTGTCAACGATCAAGCGGTTGCGCGCCGAAGGGACAGGTCTGGAGGAGGCGATTGTCGGCGGCGGGATGTCGCGACTGCGGCCGGTACTGATGACGGCGCTGGTAGCGGCATTTGGTTTTGTGCCGATGGCGGTATCAAGCGGGGTGGGCGCCGAGGTGCAGCGACCGCTGGCGACGGTGGTGGTCGGCGGGATTATTACTT encodes:
- a CDS encoding efflux RND transporter periplasmic adaptor subunit, with the protein product MSRTRIVEYVLVACAGLVLGVLGTIAILSGDTPAVNEPHEQEHAHEHGEIAQSADDWCAEHRVPESQCTKCHGELIATFQASGDWCAEHDLPESHCRRCNPRLTFAQEPEMNAERVTGPDVFFTGNAADCATADAVIQFASQETAERSGIAVLPAVASGAPAREIEVPAELIFDETKSYALTTSLPATVVRWQAELGDYLATGDPIADLDSPEMAALQADYLELLAESRFDEREAARADSLHQAALISAAEHQRIASEYAVTIARRNGLEGQLRAAGLSDAQIARLEGEGVNSRWTLLSARSGNLLERRAPLGLLQPAGTTMALLGDPKALWLQGHLRESDAARARPGQRVYFVADGNALERAAAEIFWVAPFVDSDSRTVPVRARLISDDTGGRARKFGRMILSAEESSAQVVVPKDAVQWEGCCNIVFVREDADRFRPRKVEIDRGDRGHYQVRSGLAAGELVVVKGGYLLKTELMKSSLGAGCAGH
- a CDS encoding efflux RND transporter permease subunit, which gives rise to MLEKIIDFMIRRRYLILAAAAVVIVIGITALLRLPFDAFPDTTPVMVQVNVAAPGWAPEDVERQITFPIERELAGLAGLTEVRSISKFGIAQVNLIFEDAIDVYLARQQVTERLVSVQLPQGVEAPRLGPVSTGLGEIFHYLVIAHDADPTAARTAQDWIIKPQLQSLAGVAEVNSWGGFEKQFHIVVDPNRLAQYRLGVKEIADAIRDDLGNVSGGQMTRGGEQTIVRGVGVVSRRDQIENLVIDTRDDVPILVRDVAEVVIGHEIRRGAATANGDGEVVLGLGFMLTGQNSHEIAANLEQRLEEVAKTLPAGVEARPVYVRTDLVEKVLRTVEHNLLMGAALVIAILFIFLGNLRAGLIVASAIPLSMLFAFEMMAQVGIVGSLMSLGAIDFGLAVDNAVIQVENTVQRLHGAGERSRLQVIKDAILEVRKPTLFGELIIILVYLPVLTLQGIEGKMFRPMALTVIFVLVGSLILSFSVLPALIATFLKQPRREQTPIIVQWAQKLYRPVLQAALRYRIGVMALSLAALLVGVFLFGRLGGEFLPRLSEGTIAINIIRLAGIDIAESVDNNTHIEKIMLEKFPDEIAEIWSRIGTAELSTDPMGLELTDIFMTLKPRSEWKRAGNQQELAALMDQELSDLPGMNRVFTQPIEMRANEMIAGIRGDIGIKIFGDDLQLLEQKSEEIAALIETIPGAADVSVEQLIGQPEFKLEVDRERLARLELTAAEVLSVIESIGGINVGEVYEGQRRFPLMIRMDSAYAEVPEDVERIPVTAGRALLTLDQVTKPQIDRGYATITREWGKRRAVVQCNVRGRDVDSFVKELRSRIDGEIKFDPGYFIRLGGQFENLERARTRLMIVVPIVLLLIMGLLYWTYGSVRDAILIFTGVPLAALGGIIALALRGMPFSISAGVGFIALSGIAVLNGLVLVSTIKRLRAEGTGLEEAIVGGGMSRLRPVLMTALVAAFGFVPMAVSSGVGAEVQRPLATVVVGGIITSTALTLILLPVLYSVFGGKSEAER